From a single Dehalococcoidia bacterium genomic region:
- a CDS encoding 1-acyl-sn-glycerol-3-phosphate acyltransferase codes for MEQPAATMALPRYEYARLRLLPNLVMFGLSLLFGWRRSFAGDGALLMKVNPFPRRVEGIENVPESGRFVLVMNHFDRPGLHPYHCAMMVSCFLKQHRPDVPEVRWTFTSELHGRRIGPFPIPLSLIRWVFRRIARVYNLVVMPRREELVMGRAAALRTLLRALDEAPIGITPEARGSGRLVEPPRGSGLFLLSLARRGVPFLPVAVWEEDTTLVFRFGPPFRLSVPDGLPREEADRLARERVMTAIGVLMPPDWWGEYAEAVTRASAAPEAGRG; via the coding sequence ATGGAGCAGCCTGCGGCCACAATGGCCCTCCCTCGCTACGAGTATGCGCGTCTGCGCCTTCTGCCCAATCTCGTCATGTTCGGGCTGTCGCTGCTGTTTGGCTGGCGTCGCTCCTTCGCTGGCGACGGTGCCCTCCTGATGAAGGTCAATCCGTTCCCGCGGCGGGTGGAGGGCATCGAGAACGTGCCCGAGTCAGGCCGCTTCGTCCTGGTCATGAACCACTTCGACCGTCCCGGCCTGCACCCCTATCACTGCGCGATGATGGTCAGCTGCTTCCTGAAACAGCATCGACCCGATGTTCCCGAGGTGCGCTGGACTTTCACCAGCGAGTTGCACGGACGGCGCATCGGCCCCTTCCCCATTCCTCTGTCCCTCATTCGCTGGGTGTTCCGTCGCATCGCCAGGGTCTACAACCTGGTGGTCATGCCCCGGCGCGAGGAGCTGGTCATGGGGCGGGCGGCTGCCCTGCGCACTCTGCTGCGGGCACTGGACGAGGCGCCTATCGGGATCACGCCGGAGGCGCGGGGGTCCGGGCGGCTGGTGGAGCCGCCCCGGGGCAGCGGCCTGTTTCTGCTTTCTCTGGCCCGCCGCGGCGTCCCCTTCTTGCCTGTGGCCGTCTGGGAAGAGGACACGACGCTGGTCTTCCGCTTCGGGCCGCCCTTCCGGCTCTCGGTCCCCGACGGGCTGCCGCGGGAGGAGGCCGATCGCCTGGCCCGCGAGCGGGTCATGACCGCCATCGGCGTCCTGATGCCTCCCGATTGGTGGGGCGAGTACGCGGAGGCGGTGACGCGGGCCTCGGCTGCCCCCGAGGCGGGCCGTGGGTAG